A genomic stretch from Legionella adelaidensis includes:
- a CDS encoding multicopper oxidase domain-containing protein, protein MSKKKLISIIYSFFLVLSPSLLLAQHNHGMASSTAKTKLQSQNNESSAKQQDVQRLSRTGKAIPASTRIINLVVAYKWVKYAGRLRRAISVNNQIPAPTLHFKEGESVEINVFNRLDKGTSIHWHGILVPWQMDGVENVSQKAIPPSGVFHYRFTLHQSGTYWYHAHADVQEQEGLYGAFLIEPKTPPRYHYTKDYVIVLSDWSNIPADQIFANLKKDGDYFAPKFPLQPSLAKFIHDYREADAKERKALINDYKMMQQMRMSIYDLSDVAYDAFLLNGHNKISPWTERVKVGDVVRLRFIGAGGSTIFRVKMHDAIMQTVHIQGNDVKPFPTYDFDIAPGETHDVLVSIQKNRPYIIYAESIDTVGAAVGALVTSPNQLVDYQKVSPFPEPLPTTRQMMENMMMSEMPQDSKSKSMLAHGTMNEKKSKMQGMNMPANSMDHRPTEGKNKIQSPPSTTKEKKVKESMSSQKNEPKNKNKNKNMDMNGMDHSMHGLMNDKNSKSSNESSSKMMSSKDVQAIPSPTENHKSSQAGHAMPSNKKEERNSMSMDKSAQPMNHSTNENSSQPMSNSMDGEMENMSVDKPMTDKNSVPSNESSSKIMNSKVVEAIPSPTENHKSSQAEHSMPSRKKEEGNSMSMTKSAHPMNQSTNWNSSQSISFSTVITKNSKDSMAINQPLSNSMNGGMGNMPMDKPMTMSTEPSIVGDSIVPMEEKDVSMTMGTKYQQLIASVKTNDPNKPVDGVIRMELFGYMDRFIWFINGLPEYRAKPILIESEKRYRIIFTNNSMMRHPMHIHGHWFILRNGHGSYDPLLHTIEVPPGATAIADFDTDASGQWFFHCHHLYHMMAGMARVFQYQTIIEVARGLKKPEYEIASTGYYNRPIVRVDEQVPIDLSLVNHPIGHHAGLYQASFLELGEDPFHNIQELSFKGLYGPDYHKIELYTEDAEVNKGSIEYADMDVFYWHLISQFWALKGGVNYFYRPGGPYWQPGFGVEGLAPYFIDTNIRTYYHQGSFKLDVELSRDTQLFNNFLVRTGIRSILATKTVVKNELGNGLNQMRYIIRPYYRLMPALNVYAEYEYNKDYGAFKRIKQAKGEDTTETSVSLGASLLF, encoded by the coding sequence ATGTCAAAGAAAAAATTAATTTCAATTATTTATTCATTTTTTCTAGTTTTAAGCCCTTCTCTTCTACTGGCTCAACATAATCATGGCATGGCTTCTTCTACTGCAAAAACAAAACTACAGAGCCAAAATAATGAAAGTTCAGCGAAGCAGCAAGACGTACAACGGTTATCTAGAACGGGTAAGGCTATTCCTGCTTCAACTCGTATTATTAACTTAGTGGTTGCTTATAAATGGGTAAAATATGCTGGAAGGCTTAGGCGTGCCATTTCTGTTAATAATCAAATCCCAGCACCGACTCTTCATTTTAAAGAAGGGGAGTCTGTGGAAATTAATGTTTTTAATCGACTGGACAAAGGCACTTCCATTCATTGGCACGGCATTTTAGTACCCTGGCAAATGGACGGAGTGGAAAATGTAAGTCAAAAAGCCATACCACCTAGTGGCGTTTTTCATTATCGCTTTACCCTGCACCAATCAGGTACCTATTGGTACCATGCTCATGCTGATGTTCAAGAGCAAGAAGGGCTTTATGGCGCTTTTCTAATTGAGCCTAAAACACCACCTCGTTATCACTACACGAAAGATTATGTCATTGTTCTCTCTGATTGGAGCAATATTCCAGCAGATCAGATTTTTGCCAACTTGAAAAAGGATGGAGACTATTTTGCCCCTAAGTTTCCACTACAACCTTCTTTAGCAAAGTTTATTCACGATTACCGTGAGGCAGATGCTAAAGAGCGCAAGGCGCTGATTAATGACTATAAAATGATGCAACAAATGCGCATGAGTATCTATGACCTAAGTGATGTAGCCTATGATGCTTTTTTGTTGAATGGTCATAATAAGATCTCTCCTTGGACGGAAAGAGTAAAAGTAGGCGATGTGGTTCGTCTTCGTTTTATTGGTGCCGGAGGGAGTACTATCTTTCGGGTAAAAATGCATGATGCCATTATGCAGACGGTGCATATTCAAGGAAATGATGTCAAACCATTCCCTACTTACGATTTTGATATAGCACCCGGTGAAACCCATGACGTACTGGTTAGCATACAGAAAAACAGACCTTATATTATTTATGCGGAGTCTATTGATACGGTAGGAGCCGCAGTAGGCGCCTTAGTAACATCTCCCAATCAGCTAGTGGATTATCAAAAAGTCTCGCCTTTTCCAGAGCCTTTGCCCACTACTCGGCAAATGATGGAGAACATGATGATGTCAGAAATGCCCCAGGACTCAAAGTCCAAGTCAATGCTGGCTCATGGTACGATGAACGAAAAAAAGTCTAAGATGCAGGGAATGAATATGCCCGCTAACTCTATGGACCATCGTCCTACAGAAGGCAAAAATAAAATCCAATCACCCCCTTCTACTACAAAAGAAAAAAAAGTCAAAGAATCGATGAGCTCCCAAAAGAATGAACCCAAAAACAAAAACAAAAACAAAAACATGGACATGAACGGCATGGATCATTCGATGCATGGTTTAATGAATGATAAAAACTCTAAGTCTTCAAACGAAAGCTCATCAAAAATGATGAGTTCAAAAGATGTTCAGGCTATTCCTTCGCCTACTGAAAATCATAAATCTTCCCAGGCTGGGCATGCGATGCCTTCTAATAAAAAGGAAGAGAGAAATAGCATGTCAATGGATAAATCTGCTCAGCCCATGAACCATTCAACAAATGAGAATAGCTCCCAACCCATGTCCAATTCCATGGATGGGGAAATGGAGAATATGTCAGTAGATAAGCCAATGACTGATAAAAACTCTGTGCCTTCAAACGAAAGCTCTTCAAAAATTATGAATTCAAAAGTTGTTGAGGCTATTCCTTCGCCGACTGAAAATCATAAATCTTCCCAGGCTGAACATTCGATGCCTTCTAGGAAAAAGGAAGAGGGAAATAGTATGTCAATGACTAAATCGGCTCACCCCATGAACCAATCAACAAATTGGAACAGCTCCCAATCCATATCGTTCTCTACTGTGATAACAAAAAATTCTAAGGATTCCATGGCAATAAATCAACCCCTGTCCAATTCAATGAATGGGGGAATGGGGAATATGCCAATGGACAAGCCGATGACTATGTCTACGGAGCCGAGCATCGTAGGAGATAGCATAGTCCCCATGGAGGAAAAAGACGTAAGCATGACTATGGGTACGAAATACCAACAATTAATTGCCTCTGTTAAAACTAACGATCCCAATAAGCCAGTTGATGGTGTGATTCGAATGGAGCTATTCGGGTACATGGACCGCTTTATATGGTTTATAAACGGTCTACCTGAGTATAGGGCCAAACCGATATTAATTGAATCCGAGAAGCGCTACCGAATTATTTTTACCAATAATTCTATGATGCGCCACCCCATGCATATCCATGGGCACTGGTTTATTTTACGCAATGGCCATGGCAGTTATGATCCCCTTTTACACACCATTGAAGTGCCACCCGGTGCCACAGCGATTGCTGATTTCGATACTGATGCCAGTGGTCAATGGTTTTTCCACTGCCACCATCTTTATCACATGATGGCGGGAATGGCTCGCGTATTTCAATATCAAACGATTATTGAAGTGGCAAGAGGGCTTAAAAAACCTGAGTATGAAATTGCATCTACTGGCTACTATAATCGCCCGATTGTTAGAGTCGATGAGCAAGTTCCGATTGATTTGTCTTTAGTTAATCACCCCATTGGGCACCATGCGGGTCTTTATCAAGCTAGCTTTTTAGAATTGGGAGAAGATCCATTTCATAACATACAAGAATTGAGTTTCAAAGGTTTATATGGCCCTGATTATCATAAAATAGAATTGTATACTGAAGATGCTGAAGTCAATAAAGGCAGTATTGAATACGCCGATATGGATGTTTTTTACTGGCATCTTATTAGCCAGTTCTGGGCTCTCAAGGGAGGTGTTAATTATTTTTATCGCCCTGGAGGGCCTTATTGGCAACCAGGCTTTGGAGTTGAAGGGCTCGCTCCTTATTTTATTGATACTAATATCCGTACTTATTATCATCAAGGTAGTTTTAAGTTAGATGTAGAATTATCACGTGATACCCAGCTTTTTAATAATTTCTTAGTACGAACAGGAATTCGTAGTATTTTAGCAACCAAAACGGTAGTTAAAAATGAACTAGGTAATGGTTTAAACCAAATGCGCTATATCATAAGGCCTTATTATCGTTTAATGCCTGCATTGAATGTTTATGCGGAGTATGAATACAATAAAGATTATGGCGCTTTTAAAAGAATCAAGCAGGCAAAAGGTGAAGATACCACCGAAACTAGTGTTAGTCTTGGGGCGTCTCTTTTATTTTAA
- a CDS encoding four-helix bundle copper-binding protein, translating to MHQQYENCIKACQDCASECEHCATACTQEDNCKGLSHCITLNRDCAAICALAAEMMARGSPFSKEICALCAKICRACGDECNKHQHMKHCKRCAEACYKCAEECEKVA from the coding sequence ATGCATCAACAGTATGAAAATTGCATTAAAGCCTGCCAAGACTGTGCAAGTGAATGTGAACACTGTGCAACTGCTTGTACCCAAGAAGACAATTGTAAAGGGTTATCTCATTGCATCACCCTTAATAGGGACTGTGCAGCTATTTGCGCACTGGCCGCTGAGATGATGGCACGGGGTTCTCCATTTTCGAAAGAAATTTGTGCGTTATGTGCTAAGATATGTCGCGCCTGTGGCGATGAATGTAACAAGCACCAGCATATGAAACATTGCAAACGTTGTGCCGAAGCATGTTACAAATGTGCCGAAGAATGCGAAAAAGTGGCTTAA